TGTGGCGCGTGTGGGGCCGCAAGATGCCGCCGGGCACCGCGCTCACCGACACGCAGCGCGACATCTTCGAGCGCATCGCGCTGCTCGACACGGTGCGCGAGAGCGCCGAGCCGGTTACGCGCCTCGATCCCTTTACGCGTCTCGGCCTCGGGCTTTTCTCGTTCGTCGAGCATCTGCAGGGCGGCGTCGCGATACTCGGGCGCTTCGTGCTCGATCTGCTCGCGATCGTGCGCAAGCCGAAGCTCACGCCGTGGACCGAAATCTCCGCGAACATCTACAACGCCGGCGCCCGCGCGCTGCCGATCACCGCGCTGGTCGCGTTCCTGATCGGCATCGTGTTGAGCTATCTGTCGGCACAGCAATTGCGCCTCTTCGGCGCGAACCAGTTCATCGTCAATATCCTCGGCCTAGCCGTGATTCGCGAGCTCGGCCCGGTGCTGTCGGCGATTCTGGTGGCGGGCCGTTCGGGCTCGGCGATCACCGCGCAGATCGGCGTGATGCGCGTGACCGAGGAGCTCGACGCGATGCGCGTGATGGGCATCCCGCACGGGCTGCGCCTGATCCTGCCGCGCGTGATCGCACTGGCCGTCGCGATGCCGCTGCTCGTGATGTGGACCAACGTGGTCTCGTTGACGGGCGGTGCGCTCGCGGCGAAGCTCGTGCTTGGCATCGACATGAGCTTCTTCGCGCGGCAGCTGCCGAGCGTCGTGCCGATCGCGAACCTGTGGATCGGCCTTGGCAAGGGCGCGGTGTTCGGCATGCTGATCGCGATCGCCGGCTGTCATTTCGGCTTCCGTATCAAAGCCAATTCGCAGAGTCTCGGCGAAGGCACGACGACCTCGGTGGTCACGTCGATCACCATCGTGATTCTCGCGGACGCGGTGTTCGCGATCCTCTTTCAGAAAGTGGGGCTCGGATGATCGCACCACTGACCGAAGCCGTGCGCGGCCAGCCCGCACCGTCGATCGCCGAGCCGGTGATCGAGGTGATCGACATCACCAAGCGCTACGGGCGCAACATCGTGCATCAGCATTTGAACCTCGAGGTGCGGCGCGGCGAGATCGTGTCGATCGTCGGCGGCTCGGGGTCGGGCAAGACCACGCTAGTGCGCCAGATTCTCGGGCTCGAGCGGCCGTCGAGGGGCACCATCAAGCTGTTCGGCGAAGATCTCGCAACGATCTCTGCCGACACTGCGCTGCTGATGCGCAGCCGCTCCGGCATGCTGTTCCAGCGTGGCGCGCTGTTCTCGTCGCTGTCCGTGTTCGACAACATCGCGCAACCGGTGCGCGAGCTTGGCAAGGTGCCCGAAGACCTGCTGCGCGACATCGTGATGCTGAAGCTCGAAATGGTCGGATTGCCGTGCAAGCACGCGTCGAAGATGCCGTCGGCGCTGTCGGGCGGCATGATCAAGCGGGTCGGCATCGCGCGCGCGATCGCGCTCGAACCCGAGCTGCTGTTCCTCGATGAACCGACCGCCGGCCTCGACCCGGAGGCGTCCGACGAATTCGTCGAGCTGATCTCCGGGCTGCATCGCGCGCTCGGTCTGACGGTCGTCATGGTCACGCACGATCTCGACACGATGGTCGCGCTGTCGACGCGCGTGGCCGTGATCGCCGATCGGAAGGTGCTCGTCAACGCGCCGGTCGAGGAGGCCGCGGGCGTCGATCATCCATTCATCCGCGAATATTTCCTCGGCCTGCGCGGGCGCCGCGCGCTGCAGGCGCTGCCGCCGGAGCGCCGCGCGAAGCTGCCGCAGGCGGCACTCGAGCCGGCATCGTCCGAGTTGCCGCTGTGAAGCGGGCCGCCATGAACGGCGCCGCTATGAACCAGGAAAACTGACAATGGAAAACAAAGCGCATGCGTTCTGGGCCGGGCTCTTCACGGTCGTGCTGACGGCGGCGATCGCGCTGGCCGTATTCCTGTTCAACGTCGATCGCACCGAGCGGGTGCCGTACGACCTGATCGCGCGCACCAACGTGACCGGCCTCTTTGCGGACGCGGCGGTGCGCTTTCGCGGGCTCGACGTCGGCCGCGTGCAGTCGATCAAATTCGACCCGAGCCATCCGGGGCAGATCCTGATTCGCATCATGGTCGACGTGCACGCGCCGATCACGCATTCGACGTTCGGCAGCCTCGGCTTGCAGGGCGTGACCGGCATCGCGTTCATCCAGCTCGACGATACCGGGCGCGATCTGAGGCCGCTGCCTTCGTCGGCACATCAGGTCGCGCAATTGCCGATGCGCCCGGGACTGTTCGACCAGTTGCAGCAACGCGGCGACGTGCTGCTGCGCAAACTCGAAAGAGTCACCGACAACGTGAACGACATGCTGTCGCCGGAAATGGTCGCGCAACTGCACGACACGGCGGCGAGCATTGCGCAGGCCGCTTCGGGCGTCGCGACGCTGACTCGCCAGATGGGGCCCGTCGCCAGCAAGCTGCCCGGCACGATCGACCAGCTGAACCGCACGCTCGCATCGACCAACCAGATGATCACGAGCCTGAGCCGTCCGGACGGACCCTTCGAGCGCAACCTGAACAAGGCCGGCACGGCTGCGCAGCAGGCGGGCGACGCGCTCACGCAGATGAACGCGTCGCTGCAGGACCTGTCCGCCCGGGTCGGCTACGAGACGCTGCCGCGCTTGAATTCGTTGACCGAGGACGTGCGCTCGGCGGCGCGATCGATCGACCGCGCCGCCGACACCTTCAACACCAATCCGCGCAGCGTGCTGTTCGGCGCGCCGCGCGCGGCGCCGGGTCCGGGCGAGGCCGGCTTCGCGTGGCCCGCCGCTGCCGCCGCGCCAGCAGCCCACTAAATCCGCAGGCAAGAACAGAGGAAGATGCCCATGTCACGCTCGATTCACCGACTGTTGTCCTCGCGCGCAGCGCTCGCGGCGCTGCTCGCGTTCGGCGTGCTGGCGGCGGGCTGCGCGGGCACGTCCGCGGTGGTCTCGGACCTTCGCTACGACTTCGGGCCGCCGCCGCAGAGCGCCGCGGCGAGCCGGCTGCCGGCCGTCAAGGTGCTCGATGTCAGCGCGCCGTCCGTGCTCGAATCGGACCGGCTGATCTATCGGCTGAGCTACGCCGACGCGCAGCAGACGGCCGCCTACGCCAACAGCCACTGGACGATGATGCCGTCGCAACTGCTGACGCAGCGCCTGCGCAACGCGCTGAGCGAGCGCCGCACCGTGCTGACGGGCGCCGACGGCGTGGCCGCGCCAGTGCTGCGGGTCGATCTGACCGAGTTCGAGCAGGTGTTCGACAGCCAGACGGACAGCCACGGCGCGATCACCGCGCGCGCGACGCTGATGCAGGGCGGCAAAGTGATCGGTCAACAGACGTTCGTCGCGCACGCGCCCGCGCATTCGGCGGATGCGGCCGGCGGCGCGCGGGCACTCGCCGCGGCCAGCGACGACCTCGTCGCGCAGATCACCACGTGGCTCGGCTCGCAGGCGCTGGTCGCCGCGCAATGACGGGCAGGCAGCGCACGCATCGGAGCGCTGCATGAGCGAGCGTCCCTGGCTGCGCCGCCCATCGACGCTGGCACGTCAGGCGCTGCTGCTGTATACGGCACTGATCGTCTACGGGTCGTGGTATCCGTTCTCGGGCTGGCGCTCGCTCGGCATCGCGCCGTTTGCCTATCTGTTCGATCCCATGCCGCAGTACCTGACGGCGTTCGACGTCGTCACCAACGTGCTCGGCTATATGCCGTTCGGCGCACTGGTGGTGCTCGCGGTGTATCCACGCGGGCGCGGCGCGCTGGCCGTCGGGCTCGCGTTCGTGTTGGGTGGGCTGCTGTCGGGGGCGATGGAAGCCGTGCAGACCTATCTGCCGACACGTGTCGCCTCCAATCTCGACCTCGCCGCCAACACGCTCGGCGCGCTCGTCGGCGCGGCGATGATGTCGCCGTTGACCGGCGCGCTGCTCGATCGCGGGCTGCTCAGGCGTCTGCGGCTGCTGTGGTTCGAGCGCGACCATGCGACGCTCGCGTGCCTCGTCGCCGCGTGGCCGTTCGCGACGATGTTTCCGGCGCCGCGCCTGTTCGGTCTCGGCAATTGGCCGCGCGCGCTGTGGCTGAGCTTCGATCCGTCCACGCAAGACGCGCTGCTCACGTGGACGCCGTCCGCGTTGCACGTCGCCGCGTGGCCAGCGGCGGCCGCCGCCTGGCTGCCTGAGGACACGTGGGAAGCATTGATCACGACGTTGAACCTGTTCGCGGCGCTCGCGCTTGCGTCGGTGCCGCTGCGCCGTCATGCGCCGCGCGTGCGGCTGCTGTGCGCGTTCATCGTGGCGACCTTGTGCGTGAAGGCCGGCGCGACGTTCCTGCAATCGCAATCGGGCCTCGCGTTCGACTGGGCGACACCCGGCGGGTTGACCGGACTCGCGTGCGGCACCCTCGCGGCGCTCGTCGCGCTGCCGCTGCGGCGGCGCGTGCGCACGACGCTCGCGGGGATCGCGCTCGTCGTCGCACTCGTGTTCGTCAATCTGCTGCCGGTGAACCCGTATTTCGATGCCGTGCTCGCCGACTGGCGGCAGGGGCGCTATCTGCATTTCAACGGACTCGCGCGCTGGCTCGCGTGGATGTGGCCCTATGCGGCGCTCGTATGGCTCGCGTTCGCAGTCGAGCGGGCGTGGCTGAAGCGGCGCGCGAAGCCGGTGTGATCCGCTCGTTGCGTCGGCCGCCAGGCCACCGACGCCTGCACAGCCCGGTCGCTATAATCGTCCGCACGACGGGCGCCGCGGCAAACCGCATGCTGACAGCGCCATTGCATTTCCTTTCAGGCTCACCTCCCGGACATCATGGATTCCTTCTACAAGCACCACGTTTTTTTCTGTCTGAATCAACGCGACCCCGGTGCCGAGCGCCCGAGCTGCGCGAACTGCAACGCGCAGGCGATGCAGGAGTACGCGAAAAAACGCGTGAAGCAACTCGGCCTCGCCGGTCCCGGCCAGGTGCGCATCAACAAGGCCGGCTGCCTCGATCGCTGCGAATTGGGCCCGGCGCTCGTCGTGTATCCCGAGGCTGTCTGGTACACCTACATCGACGAGAGTGATATCGACGAGATCGTCGAATCGCATCTTGTGAATGGCAAGGTCGTCGAGCGTCTGAAGATCGATCAATAACGCGAACCACGAAACGATCCACAGGCATCCGATGAACGTCAACACGAAGAAGTATCTGATCGACGGTCCGGTCGGCAAAATCGAGGTCGCGCTCGACCTGCCCGACGACGTGCGCGAAAAAGGCGCCGCGCCGCGCGGCATCGCGCTCGTCGCGCATCCGCATCCGCTCTTTGGCGGCACGATGGACAACAAGGTGGCGCAGACGCTCGCGCGCACGCTCGTGCAATTGAACTACGTCACGTACCGGTCGAATTTCCGCGGCGTCGGCCAGACCCAGGGCGAGCACGACGCGGGCGTCGGCGAGCGCGACGATCTGGGCGCGGTGCTCGAGCACATGCGCACCGATCCGGATTACGGAGCTCTGCCGCTCGTGCTCGCGGGCTTTTCGTTCGGCACCGTGGTGCTGTCGCACGTCGCGGCGAAGCTGCGCGACCAGGGGCGCGACATCGAGCGCATCGTGTTCGTCGGTACCGCGGCGAGCCGCTGGGACGTCGCGCCGGTGCCCGAGGGCACGCTCGTCATTCACGGCGAGCTCGACGAGACCGTTCCGATTCAATCCGTTTTCGACTGGGCGCGGCCGCAGGAACTACCGGTCGTCGTGATTCCGGGCGCCGAACATTTTCTGCATCGCAAGCTGCATATCCTCAAGCGGATCATCCTCGACGCGTGGCGTTAAAACGCAGCCGCACATGTTTGCGGGGGACAGGTGCGCGCAAACGTGTGCAAATCGGCGCTGCGGGCGGGAAACTGACCAGGTAGCGCGCGTATAATGAGCGCTCTTTTTTTGGGCACAGCGCCGCCTCGCCGGCAGATTCGCGCGCCGCGGAGTCATTTCGCGAGACGGCGCGGCCGGATGCGAAGCGCTGCGCTCGCGAACCGAATGCGTGGCCATCAGTCCAACGGGCGCCCGCCGTTTTACGGCCAGATGCCCCGCCGACCGGCTCCCCCAACTGCGCGCGCTGTCGCGCAACGTATCTTTCTGCACGAATCGACCCTATGCGTTTCTCCCCTTCTGGCCGCACGTCACTCCCGTCAGTCGCTTCTTTCGTTCCCACTTCGCTTCATCGTGCCGTTGCCGTCGGCCTCGTGCTGCCGGCCACGCTCGTCGCGAGCGCCGCATTCGCGCAGGTGCCGCCGCCGGGCGTCAACGCGCGCTCGTGGGTGCTGGTCGACGCGACCAGCAACCAGGTGCTCGCGTCCGCCAATGCCGACGAACGCGTCGAGCCCGCATCGCTGACCAAGCTGATGACCGCGTATCTCGTATTCGAAGCGCTCGCCACGAAGAAGATCACGATGGATCAGACCATCGAGCCGAGCGAAGCCGTGCGCCGCGTGCGCAACGACGAATCGCGGATGTTCATCGAGGCGCTCAAGCCGGTGACGGTGCACGACCTCGTGTACGGCATGATCGTGCAGTCGGGCAACGACGCGGCGATCGCGCTGGCCGAACTGGTGGGCGGCAGCGAAGCACAGTTCGTCAACATGATGAACAACGAAGCGCAGAAGCTCGGCATGAAGCACACGCACTTCGCCGACGTGAACGGCATGCCCGACCCGCAGCACTACACGACCGCGGGCGATCTCGCGATCCTGTCGGCGCGCCTGATCCGCGACTACCCCGAGTACTACAACATCTTCTCGGTCAAGGAATTCACGTACAACAAGATCAAGCAGCCGAACCGCAACCGTCTGCTGTGGATCGACCCGACCGTCGACGGTCTGAAGACCGGCCACACGCAAGCCGCCGGCTACTGCCTGATCGCGAGCGCGAAGCGTCCGCTGCCGGGCACGACCGACGCGTCGCGCCGTCTCGTCTCGGTGATGATGGGCGAGACCAAGGAGCACGACCGCGTGCAAGACAGCCTGAAGATGCTGAACTACGGCTACACCGCGTACGACACGACGCGTCTGTACAAGGCCAATCAGGTCGTGGCCACGCCGCGCGTCTACAAGGGTTCGCAGGACAGCGTGCAGGTCGGCGTGAAGAGCGACCAGTACATCACGCTGCCAAAGGGCGCGGGCGACAAGGCGAAACCGCAAATCGAACTCAACGATCCGCTCGTCGCGCCGCTCGCGAACGGCCAGCAAGTCGGCACGGCCAAGCTCGTCGCCGACGGCAAGGTGCTCGCGCAGTTCCCGGTGGTCGCGCTGCAGCCGGTGCCGCAAGCCGGTGTGGTCGGCCGCGTGTGGGATTCGCTGATGCTGATGTTCAACAAGAAAAAGTAAAGGCCACCTTGCAATGACCGCTGTCTCCGATGTTTCGCCGGACCCGATCGTTTATCTGAACGGCGAACTGGTGCCGTTGTCCGAAGCGCGCGTGCCGGTGCTGGACCGCGGCTTCATTTTTGGTGATGGCATCTACGAAGTCGCGCCGTTGTACGCGCACGCGAGCGGACGCCGCACCGCGTTTCGTCTGAAGCCGCATCTGGCGCGGCTCGCGCGCTCGGTCGGCAAGATCGGTATCGTCAATCCGCTCGACGACGCCGGCTGGCGCGAACTGATCGAACGCGTGGTCAAGGCCAACGAAACGGACGGCGGCTTGCGCGCCGATCAGGACGCGATCGCCTACATCCAGGTCACGCGCGGCGTCGCGAAGCGCGCTCACGCGTTTCCGGCCGGCGTGAAGCCGACCGTGTTCGTGATGGTCACCGCGCTGAGCCTGCCCGACGCCGCGCAGCGCGCGAGCGGTGTCGCGTGCGTGAGTGCCGAGGATCGTCGCTGGCTCAATTGCGACATCAAGTCGGTGTCGCTGCTCGGCAACGTGCTGATGGCCCAATACGCGGCCGAAAACGACGCCTTCGAGACGCTGCAGTTCCGCGATGGTTTGCTGACCGAAGGGTCGTCGTCGAACGTGTGGATCGTCAAGGATGGCGTGCTGGCCGCGCCGCCGCGCAGCAACAAGATTCTCGAAGGCATCCGCTATGGGCTCATCGAGGAACTGACGGCCGAATGCGGCATCCGGTTCGAGGCGCGCGACATCACCGAGGCGCAAGTGCGGGCGGCCGATGAAATCATCGTCAGCTCGGCGACCAAGGAGGTGCTGCCGGTCACGCGGCTCGACGGCACACCGGTCGGCGCGGGCCAGCCGGGCGCGGTGTTTGCGGCGCTGTATGCGGCGTATCAGCGAGCCAAGGCAGCGCAAGCTACCGCGGCGCAAGAAGGAGCAGAGAATGAATCCCGAGAACGACTCACTGTTTGAATTCCCCTGCGATTTCCCGATCAAGATCATGGGCAAGTCGCACCCCGAGTTTGCCGCGACGATCGTCGAAGTGGTGCGCCGGTTCGACGGCGACGTCGATGCGTCGCGCGTCGAGACGCGGCCGTCGAGCAGCGGCACGTACACCGGGTTGACCGTCCACGTGCGCGCGACGAGTCGCGCGCACCTCGACGACATCTATCGCGCGTTGACCGGCCATCCGATGGTCAAGGTCGTGCTGTAACGCCGCAAAGGAATTTTCACCTCACGGCGCGACGCGCAACGCGTCCGCCGGCGTTTGCTCCGCCGCAAGGCGCGCACTCGCCGCGGGACCCGCCTCGCAGGCGCGGTCGAACAACTGCCTGAAGCGTCCCACCTCGTCGAACAACCAGTCGCGAAACGCTTTGACCCGCGCGGTCCCGAGCATCTGCGGCGGGCAGATGAAATAGTATTGCCAAGGGCTTGGCCCATCCACATCGAACAGCCGCACGAGCCGGCCTGCCGCGATTTCGTGCATCGCGAGCGAGCGGCGCGTCAGCGCGACCCCCTGGCCGTCGACGGCCGCCTGCAGCAGATTGGACGAATCCTGATACATCACGCCGCGTTTCGGCTCGGGCCAGTCGGCGAGGCCGGCCGCGTCGAACCACGGGCGCCATAGTTCGTCGTCGGAGCGCAGCAGCGGCACTTTGGCGAGATCGGCGGGGGTTTGCGGCAGCCTGCCGCCGTTGAAGTTGGGCGAGCACGCCGGGAAGAAAATCTCGTCGAGCAGCAGCTCCGCGTGCAGCCCCGGATATTTGCCGAAGCCGAAGCGGATCGCGACGTCGACGTCGTCGCGCGCGAAGTCCGTTAGCGCATTGGTGGTCAGCAGCTCGAGATCCCACTGCGGATGTGCCTCGATAAAGCTGCCGATGCGCGGCGTCACCCAGCGCGCCGCGAACGACGTCAG
Above is a window of Paraburkholderia sprentiae WSM5005 DNA encoding:
- a CDS encoding MlaE family ABC transporter permease, with the translated sequence MNYDTPPGLEVAAGSQGKIVRLSGQWTALALARDRDTGHVIPLLRSLTGAQGIGEWDLSRVDRMDHVGGQALWRVWGRKMPPGTALTDTQRDIFERIALLDTVRESAEPVTRLDPFTRLGLGLFSFVEHLQGGVAILGRFVLDLLAIVRKPKLTPWTEISANIYNAGARALPITALVAFLIGIVLSYLSAQQLRLFGANQFIVNILGLAVIRELGPVLSAILVAGRSGSAITAQIGVMRVTEELDAMRVMGIPHGLRLILPRVIALAVAMPLLVMWTNVVSLTGGALAAKLVLGIDMSFFARQLPSVVPIANLWIGLGKGAVFGMLIAIAGCHFGFRIKANSQSLGEGTTTSVVTSITIVILADAVFAILFQKVGLG
- a CDS encoding ABC transporter ATP-binding protein; amino-acid sequence: MIAPLTEAVRGQPAPSIAEPVIEVIDITKRYGRNIVHQHLNLEVRRGEIVSIVGGSGSGKTTLVRQILGLERPSRGTIKLFGEDLATISADTALLMRSRSGMLFQRGALFSSLSVFDNIAQPVRELGKVPEDLLRDIVMLKLEMVGLPCKHASKMPSALSGGMIKRVGIARAIALEPELLFLDEPTAGLDPEASDEFVELISGLHRALGLTVVMVTHDLDTMVALSTRVAVIADRKVLVNAPVEEAAGVDHPFIREYFLGLRGRRALQALPPERRAKLPQAALEPASSELPL
- a CDS encoding MlaD family protein, coding for MENKAHAFWAGLFTVVLTAAIALAVFLFNVDRTERVPYDLIARTNVTGLFADAAVRFRGLDVGRVQSIKFDPSHPGQILIRIMVDVHAPITHSTFGSLGLQGVTGIAFIQLDDTGRDLRPLPSSAHQVAQLPMRPGLFDQLQQRGDVLLRKLERVTDNVNDMLSPEMVAQLHDTAASIAQAASGVATLTRQMGPVASKLPGTIDQLNRTLASTNQMITSLSRPDGPFERNLNKAGTAAQQAGDALTQMNASLQDLSARVGYETLPRLNSLTEDVRSAARSIDRAADTFNTNPRSVLFGAPRAAPGPGEAGFAWPAAAAAPAAH
- a CDS encoding ABC-type transport auxiliary lipoprotein family protein — protein: MSRSIHRLLSSRAALAALLAFGVLAAGCAGTSAVVSDLRYDFGPPPQSAAASRLPAVKVLDVSAPSVLESDRLIYRLSYADAQQTAAYANSHWTMMPSQLLTQRLRNALSERRTVLTGADGVAAPVLRVDLTEFEQVFDSQTDSHGAITARATLMQGGKVIGQQTFVAHAPAHSADAAGGARALAAASDDLVAQITTWLGSQALVAAQ
- a CDS encoding VanZ family protein; the encoded protein is MSERPWLRRPSTLARQALLLYTALIVYGSWYPFSGWRSLGIAPFAYLFDPMPQYLTAFDVVTNVLGYMPFGALVVLAVYPRGRGALAVGLAFVLGGLLSGAMEAVQTYLPTRVASNLDLAANTLGALVGAAMMSPLTGALLDRGLLRRLRLLWFERDHATLACLVAAWPFATMFPAPRLFGLGNWPRALWLSFDPSTQDALLTWTPSALHVAAWPAAAAAWLPEDTWEALITTLNLFAALALASVPLRRHAPRVRLLCAFIVATLCVKAGATFLQSQSGLAFDWATPGGLTGLACGTLAALVALPLRRRVRTTLAGIALVVALVFVNLLPVNPYFDAVLADWRQGRYLHFNGLARWLAWMWPYAALVWLAFAVERAWLKRRAKPV
- a CDS encoding (2Fe-2S) ferredoxin domain-containing protein yields the protein MDSFYKHHVFFCLNQRDPGAERPSCANCNAQAMQEYAKKRVKQLGLAGPGQVRINKAGCLDRCELGPALVVYPEAVWYTYIDESDIDEIVESHLVNGKVVERLKIDQ
- a CDS encoding alpha/beta hydrolase; translation: MNVNTKKYLIDGPVGKIEVALDLPDDVREKGAAPRGIALVAHPHPLFGGTMDNKVAQTLARTLVQLNYVTYRSNFRGVGQTQGEHDAGVGERDDLGAVLEHMRTDPDYGALPLVLAGFSFGTVVLSHVAAKLRDQGRDIERIVFVGTAASRWDVAPVPEGTLVIHGELDETVPIQSVFDWARPQELPVVVIPGAEHFLHRKLHILKRIILDAWR
- a CDS encoding D-alanyl-D-alanine carboxypeptidase family protein, coding for MRFSPSGRTSLPSVASFVPTSLHRAVAVGLVLPATLVASAAFAQVPPPGVNARSWVLVDATSNQVLASANADERVEPASLTKLMTAYLVFEALATKKITMDQTIEPSEAVRRVRNDESRMFIEALKPVTVHDLVYGMIVQSGNDAAIALAELVGGSEAQFVNMMNNEAQKLGMKHTHFADVNGMPDPQHYTTAGDLAILSARLIRDYPEYYNIFSVKEFTYNKIKQPNRNRLLWIDPTVDGLKTGHTQAAGYCLIASAKRPLPGTTDASRRLVSVMMGETKEHDRVQDSLKMLNYGYTAYDTTRLYKANQVVATPRVYKGSQDSVQVGVKSDQYITLPKGAGDKAKPQIELNDPLVAPLANGQQVGTAKLVADGKVLAQFPVVALQPVPQAGVVGRVWDSLMLMFNKKK
- a CDS encoding D-amino acid aminotransferase; the protein is MTAVSDVSPDPIVYLNGELVPLSEARVPVLDRGFIFGDGIYEVAPLYAHASGRRTAFRLKPHLARLARSVGKIGIVNPLDDAGWRELIERVVKANETDGGLRADQDAIAYIQVTRGVAKRAHAFPAGVKPTVFVMVTALSLPDAAQRASGVACVSAEDRRWLNCDIKSVSLLGNVLMAQYAAENDAFETLQFRDGLLTEGSSSNVWIVKDGVLAAPPRSNKILEGIRYGLIEELTAECGIRFEARDITEAQVRAADEIIVSSATKEVLPVTRLDGTPVGAGQPGAVFAALYAAYQRAKAAQATAAQEGAENESRERLTV
- a CDS encoding DUF493 family protein, whose protein sequence is MNPENDSLFEFPCDFPIKIMGKSHPEFAATIVEVVRRFDGDVDASRVETRPSSSGTYTGLTVHVRATSRAHLDDIYRALTGHPMVKVVL
- a CDS encoding transcriptional regulator GcvA — protein: MDLRQLPALNAVKAFEAAARHESFSRAADELFVTHGAVSHQIRALEAELGVSLFVRDGKRVRLTDTGRRYAAKVRAALMELADATRAIRAGDRERRLVISMLTSFAARWVTPRIGSFIEAHPQWDLELLTTNALTDFARDDVDVAIRFGFGKYPGLHAELLLDEIFFPACSPNFNGGRLPQTPADLAKVPLLRSDDELWRPWFDAAGLADWPEPKRGVMYQDSSNLLQAAVDGQGVALTRRSLAMHEIAAGRLVRLFDVDGPSPWQYYFICPPQMLGTARVKAFRDWLFDEVGRFRQLFDRACEAGPAASARLAAEQTPADALRVAP